From Anopheles arabiensis isolate DONGOLA chromosome 3, AaraD3, whole genome shotgun sequence, a single genomic window includes:
- the LOC120903543 gene encoding glutamic acid-rich protein-like, with protein MVLSTVYSRIIMVVCLMLMPTNVSSYAIDHTASTDTATLQVLNEFRTRLVAEGVIRDAKELTMDTFDELEVLRLLPMIISFMKANALSSLEQDAFEHIYGSIWELVVEESHRYRGQPRNAILTALLASPEIRQTSNPKTNDPQHNSIRAPATSASREAPSQRVLHMAATIVQKYYQRQTKHTSASKRKATQARRNQPRLRSADVRTKQLSSDSIRVTIELPRYKRAIAKPKQSPTKQKAKEEVHEEENEEEDPEMEAKILAAIQAQIGNPSLEEEDDEEDDDTAALGEDSSEYLDDEPDYMGVLGDDDDDDDDDDDTEEYEEDDDGHLVNGLLRTSMQDFENPSFNELLLLAARHRAAQQRRQKQQQHHLAHRMKPSATLHSSYEDY; from the exons ATGGTGCTATCAACTGTGTATTCGAGGATCATAATGGTGGTGTGTTTAATGCTAATGCCTACAAACGTCTCCAGCTATGCAATAG ATCACACTGCATCCACCGATACAGCGACGTTGCAGGTTTTAAACGAATTTCGGACACGGCTTGTAGCGGAAGGAGTTATTCGTGACGCTAAAG AACTAACAATGGATACCTTCGATGAGCTGGAAGTGCTTCGGCTACTTCCCATGATTATCAGCTTCATGAAGGCAAACGCTCTGTCATCCCTCGAGCAGGACGCGTTCGAGCACATCTACGGCAGCATTTGGGAGCTGGTCGTTGAAGAGTCCCACCGGTATCGGGGCCAGCCTCGCAATGCAATTCTTACCGCACTGCTAGCCTCACCCGAAATACGTCAAACGTCAAATCCCAAAACCAACGATCCTCAACACAACTCCATTCGCGCGCCTGCAACTTCCGCCTCCCGGGAAGCTCCCTCACAGCGAGTGCTGCACATGGCTGCCACGATCGTGCAAAAGTACTACCAACGCCAAACGAAGCACACCAGTGCCAGCAAACGCAAGGCCACCCAAGCACGCCGAAATCAACCCCGGCTAAGAAGTGCCGATGTGCGTACGAAGCAACTGTCTAGCGATTCGATTCGCGTCACAATCGAACTGCCACGCTACAAACGTGCGATCGCCAAACCCAAACAATCGCCCACAAAACAGAAGGCGAAGGAGGAGGTGCACGAGGAGGAGAACGAGGAGGAGGACCCCGAGATGGAGGCAAAGATTTTGGCCGCCATTCAGGCACAGATTGGAAATCCCAGCCTGGAGGAGGAAGACGATGAAGAGGACGACGACACTGCAGCGCTTGGTGAGGATTCATCCGAGTACTtagacgacgaacccgacTACATGGGTGTGCTtggagatgatgatgacgacgatgatgatgatgatgataccgAAGAATATGAagaggatgatgatgggcaTCTCGTTAACGGGCTGTTGCGAACGAGCATGCAAGATTTCGAGAATCCTTCCTTCAACGAACTGTTGCTGTTGGCGGCCCGGCACAGAGCAGCACAGCAGCGGCggcaaaagcaacagcaacaccatcTTGCCCACCGAATGAAACCTTCGGCGACGCTTCACAGCAGCTATGAGGATTACTAG
- the LOC120902035 gene encoding uncharacterized protein LOC120902035 — protein sequence MLDEAVSVQSYKMDVTCPERCSVVRGAWKGRSNLVRRMNLLVIISVLCCSQFGASYVIVDRDRDSSNTDPQLVGLGSYADHGVPPAHSSAGILSNVPIDPYAKKLLQLYYLVQVMRSYHRPAYQEPTTILSNLIDRLTKEDLRDELERLLSGVDGFEEVFNIGEYAARDPIKEQLANDFRLLFPLVVKTLTGLRESGHMGNDVTAMEDTLQGKLRDAFNDFRGLLVRVVQSESEVLNEIEELQETTYNKPSGVNDVNWNADERRSETVPSAVEIVYVTEQPVASDKAVVNDYDLEVESAAASTERARVELKTDPAIDIRMQNGNDLTFLPDGRSVKYELSSGPNLLSQEPDSDEDEDDETEVIILTEDANMQHNANGNDKGSSSSPMAVMVKDPEMAALIPHIVEQLRLENVTPEERDALAEIFDDLWPLMVAEADRLRTEP from the exons ATGCTGGACGAAGCTGTGTCCGTGCAAAGCTATAAAATGGACGTGACTTGCCCGGAGCGATGCTCAGTCGTGCGTGGTGCTTGGAAGGGACGGTCAAACTTGGTGCGAAGGATGAATTTGCTGGTGATTATTTCCGTCCTATGCTGCTCTCAGTTCGGGGCGAGCTATGTGATCGTGGATCGTGACCGTG ATTCATCCAACACCGATCCGCAGCTCGTTGGATTAGGATCGTACGCTGATCATGGTGTGCCACCAGCGCACTCTTCTGCCGGGATCCTTTCGAACGTACCGATCGATCCGTACGCGAAGAAGCTGCTCCAACTGTACTATCTGGTGCAGGTGATGCGGTCCTACCATCGCCCGGCCTACCAGGAGCCAACGACCATCCTGAGCAATCTGATCGACCGGCTCACGAAGGAAGATCTGCGCGACGAGCTGGAACGGTTGCTGTCCGGTGTCGACGGGTTCGAGGAGGTGTTTAACATTGGCGAGTATGCGGCCCGGGATCCGATCAAGGAGCAGCTGGCAAACGATTTTCGCCTGCTGTTTCCGCTCGTCGTCAAAACGCTGACGGGGTTGCGCGAGAGCGGCCATATGGGTAATGACGTGACGGCGATGGAGGACACGCTGCAGGGTAAGCTGCGGGACGCATTTAACGATTTTCGCGGATTGCTGGTGCGCGTCGTGCAGTCGGAAAGTGAAGTGTTGAACGAGATTGAAGAGCTGCAGGAGACAACATACAACAAGCCGAGTGGTGTGAACGATGTGAACTGGAATGCGGACGAGAGGCGATCGGAAACCGTCCCGAGCGCGGTGGAAATAGTGTACGTGACAGAGCAGCCGGTCGCCTCGGATAAGGCTGTGGTAAATGATTACGATTTAGAGGTGGAGTCGGCGGCAGCGAGTACGGAACGCGCGAGAGTGGAGCTGAAGACCGATCCAGCAATTGATATTCGTATGCAGAATGGAAACGATCTTACATTTCTACCGGATGGGCGCTCTGTTAAGTATGAGCTTAGTTCGGGACCGAATCTGCTGTCGCAGGAGCCTGATTCGGACGAGGATGAGGACGACGAAACGGAGGTGATCATACTAACGGAGGACGCCAACATGCAGCACAACGCGAACGGGAACGATAAAG gtagcagcagcagcccgatgGCCGTGATGGTAAAGGACCCGGAAATGGCCGCCCTGATACCGCACATTGTCGAGCAACTGCGCCTGGAGAACGTTACGCCCGAGGAAAGGGATGCGCTGGCGGAAATTTTCGACGACCTGTGGCCCTTGATGGTGGCGGAGGCTGATCGTTTGCGCACGGAACCGTAG